A stretch of Camelina sativa cultivar DH55 chromosome 18, Cs, whole genome shotgun sequence DNA encodes these proteins:
- the LOC104760448 gene encoding uncharacterized protein LOC104760448 — protein sequence MRNTISSKMSQVLIVLLLLCTVLCHTESALPSVHQSVLLTGRRMMGYYKQNEGPVRPSQSQQGGGRDTADDPNVDYGKY from the exons ATGAGAAAcacaatatcttcaaaaatGAGTCAAGTGCTAATTgtgcttcttctcctttgcaCCGTCCTTTGCCATACCGAGTCAGCTCTTCCTTCTGTTCATCAATCAGTCCTACTAACCG GTAGGAGAATGATGGGTTATTATAAACAGAATGAAGGGCCAGTAAGACCATCGCAGAGCCAACAAGGTGGTGGACGTGATACTGCTGATGATCCTAACGTTGATTACggcaaatattaa
- the LOC104760449 gene encoding elongation factor Tu, chloroplastic — MAISSPAATSSSSSSTKLLNSFTSPSISIKPQSLTLSSSFLPSITSLSITTTTTTTSPHRLRRSFTVRAARGKFERKKPHVNIGTIGHVDHGKTTLTAALTMALASMGNSVAKKYDEIDAAPEERARGITINTATVEYETENRHYAHVDCPGHADYVKNMITGAAQMDGAILVVSGADGPMPQTKEHILLAKQVGVPDMVVFLNKEDQVDDAELLELVELEVRELLSSYEFNGDDIPIISGSALLAVETLTENPNVKRGENKWVDKIYELMDSVDSYIPIPTRQTELPFLLAVEDVFSITGRGTVATGRVERGTVKVGETVDLVGLRETRNYTVTGVEMFQKILDEAMAGDNVGLLLRGIQKADIQRGMVLAKPGSITPHTKFEAIVYVLKKEEGGRHSPFFAGYRPQFYMRTTDVTGKVTKIMNDKDEESKMVMPGDRVKIVVELIVPVACEQGMRFAIREGGKTVGAGVIQSIIE; from the coding sequence ATGGCGATTTCATCACCCGCcgctacttcttcttcttcctcctccactAAACTCCTCAATTCCTTCACTTCTCCATCCATCTCCATTAAACCACAATCCTTaactctctcttcctccttcctCCCTTCAATCACATCCCtctccatcaccaccaccacaacaacaacatcccCTCACCGTCTCCGTCGCTCCTTCACCGTACGCGCCGCAAGAGGAAAATTCGAACGCAAGAAACCACACGTCAACATCGGAACAATAGGTCACGTCGACCACGGCAAAACAACACTAACCGCAGCACTAACCATGGCTTTAGCCTCAATGGGAAACAGCGTAGCCAAAAAATACGACGAGATCGACGCAGCTCCTGAAGAAAGAGCTCGTGGGATCACAATCAACACCGCCACGGTCGAGTACGAAACAGAGAATCGTCATTACGCTCATGTTGATTGTCCTGGTCACGCTGATTACGTCAAGAACATGATCACTGGTGCTGCTCAGATGGATGGTGCAATCCTCGTTGTCTCTGGTGCCGATGGACCAATGCCACAGACTAAAGAACATATCTTGTTGGCTAAGCAAGTTGGTGTTCCTGATATGGTTGTGTTTCTTAATAAAGAAGATCAAGTTGATGATGCTGAGCTTCTAGAGCTTGTTGAGCTTGAGGTTCGTGAGCTTTTATCGTCTTATGAGTTTAACGGTGATGATATTCCTATTATCTCTGGCTCTGCTTTGTTAGCTGTTGAGACACTTACTGAGAATCCTAATGTTAAGAGAGGTGAGAACAAATGGGTAGATAAGATTTATGAGCTTATGGACTCTGTTGATAGTTATATCCCGATTCCGACTAGGCAGACCGAGTTACCGTTTTTGCTTGCGGTTGAAGATGTGTTTTCGATCACTGGCCGTGGTACGGTTGCTACTGGCCGTGTGGAAAGAGGTACGGTTAAGGTTGGGGAGACTGTTGATTTGGTGGGGTTGAGAGAGACTAGGAACTATACGGTTACGGGTGTGGAAATGTTTCAGAAGATTCTTGATGAAGCTATGGCTGGTGATAATGTAGGTTTGTTGCTTAGAGGTATACAAAAGGCTGATATACAAAGAGGTATGGTTTTGGCTAAGCCAGGGTCGATTACTCCACATACGAAGTTTGAAGCGATTGTGTATGtgttgaagaaggaagaaggaggaAGACATTCGCCGTTTTTCGCGGGGTATAGACCTCAGTTTTACATGAGGACGACTGATGTTACTGGTAAAGTGACTAAGATTATGAATGATAAGGATGAGGAGTCGAAGATGGTTATGCCAGGTGATAGGGTTAAGATTGTTGTTGAGCTTATAGTGCCTGTTGCTTGTGAACAAGGGATGAGGTTTGCTATTAGAGAAGGAGGTAAGACTGTTGGTGCTGGAGTGATTCAGTCCATTATCGAATGA